One Rhizobium acidisoli DNA window includes the following coding sequences:
- a CDS encoding helix-turn-helix domain-containing protein, with protein MDHVSKNFEAANALRKGRVAKGYSLEELATTTGLTTAEIVAAERGDDVPAHNVERIEQALR; from the coding sequence ATGGATCACGTATCGAAGAATTTCGAGGCGGCAAACGCGCTGCGCAAAGGACGAGTTGCCAAGGGATATAGCCTGGAAGAGCTGGCGACCACCACAGGCCTGACGACCGCCGAGATCGTAGCGGCCGAGCGCGGGGACGACGTGCCGGCGCATAACGTCGAGCGGATCGAGCAAGCGCTGAGGTAA